The window ACTGGATTAATTTTGTAGTTACGGCTTCCGCCAGAAACCGGATCCGTCAATGGTATAAGCGATCGAACCGGGAAGAAAATATCCAGCGGGGTCGGATCATGCTGGAACGGGAAGTAGGCAAGAGTGGCTTCGAGAGCTTGCTGAAATCAGAACCGATGATGATGGTGGTTGAGCGCTGTAACTATCACAGTGTGGATGATCTGTTAGCTGCGATCGGCTATGGCGAAGTGACCCTGACCACAGTGGTGAACCGCTTGCGAGAAGCCGTGAAAACCCACCAGCATCAAGAGAAACCCAAGGACGAACTGCTGGTAGATGGGGCTGTGATGGAGATTAACCGACAGGCTAATTGTCTGCCACCGCCGGGTAAGTTCCCCATCATTGGTGTGGAGGGAATGCTCCATTACTTGGCCAAGTGTTGCCATCCCCTTCCTGGAGAACCGATCATTGGTGTCGTGACAAGAGGACGGGGTATCTCAATCCACCGTCAAGGTTGCCCTAACCTCGACCAAGTAGCTGGCGATCGGCTGGTGCCTGTTCGTTGGAATCCTAACTTAGCTGATGATGGCTATAACCTTACCTATCCAATCGAAATTCAGCTTAAAGTTATTGACCGGGTTGGCATTCTCAAGGATATTCTCTCTATTCTCAGTGATAACAAAATTAACGTCCGGTCTGCTCAGGTGCGCACCTTTCCTGACCAAACTGCCATAATTAACTTGGGAATTGATGTTCGCGATTCTGAACAGTTAGAGCGGACTTTTAATCGCACTCGGAAGTTGAGTGATGTACTGAATTTGCGGCGAGTCAGTGATCCTGAAGACGTAAGCTAGAGGATAAGGTTCCAACGATTGGATGCAGGCTCTAGGGTTATTCACTCCTGAATCGTTAATCGTGGTGCCCTTGACCCCTGATCCTCA is drawn from Cyanobacteriota bacterium and contains these coding sequences:
- a CDS encoding TGS domain-containing protein; its protein translation is AQEYLESIKDDLFEGDVYVFTKDGDVLSLARGATPVDFAYRVHTEVGNHCAGAKVNGRIVPLNTLLKNGDIVEIITQKNAQPSLDWINFVVTASARNRIRQWYKRSNREENIQRGRIMLEREVGKSGFESLLKSEPMMMVVERCNYHSVDDLLAAIGYGEVTLTTVVNRLREAVKTHQHQEKPKDELLVDGAVMEINRQANCLPPPGKFPIIGVEGMLHYLAKCCHPLPGEPIIGVVTRGRGISIHRQGCPNLDQVAGDRLVPVRWNPNLADDGYNLTYPIEIQLKVIDRVGILKDILSILSDNKINVRSAQVRTFPDQTAIINLGIDVRDSEQLERTFNRTRKLSDVLNLRRVSDPEDVS